From one Halanaerobiales bacterium genomic stretch:
- the arcA gene encoding arginine deiminase yields the protein MKKDSTINVTSEIGNLKKVLLHRPGKEIENLTPDLLERLLFDDIPYLKIAREEHDAFADVLRDNGVEVFYLEKLVAEAIEDPSVREKFINQFLDEGRVISEKERYTLKKYFADMDEKELIDTMMAGVRKKDLTNYKKVSLYDLVNENYPFVLDPMPNLYFTRDPFATIGNGVSLNHMKTETRNRETIFGEYIFKYHPEFKDADIPMFFDRYDNTSIEGGDELILSDKVLAFGISQRTESASIEKVARKIFATEQPFETILAIQIPPKRAFMHLDTVFTMVDRDKFTIHAEIEGPLKVFSLSKNNDGSINISKEKHTLEDILKKYLGLNEVTLIRCAGGDKIAGGREQWNDGSNTLAISPGEVVVYSRNYVTNKILQEHGIKTHVIPSSELSRGRGGPRCMSMPLYRENLK from the coding sequence AATCGAAAATCTTACACCTGATCTTCTAGAAAGATTATTATTTGATGATATTCCCTATTTGAAAATTGCTCGAGAAGAACATGATGCGTTTGCTGATGTTTTGAGAGATAATGGAGTTGAAGTATTTTATCTTGAGAAACTTGTTGCTGAAGCAATAGAGGATCCTTCAGTACGAGAAAAATTTATTAATCAATTTTTAGATGAAGGTAGAGTAATTAGTGAAAAAGAAAGATATACTCTTAAAAAATATTTTGCAGATATGGATGAAAAAGAACTAATTGATACTATGATGGCTGGAGTTCGCAAAAAAGATCTAACAAACTATAAAAAAGTATCATTATATGATTTAGTTAATGAAAACTATCCTTTTGTTTTAGATCCAATGCCAAACCTTTATTTTACCCGTGATCCATTTGCAACAATTGGAAATGGAGTATCTCTTAATCACATGAAAACAGAAACTAGAAATAGAGAAACTATTTTTGGTGAATACATTTTTAAATATCATCCAGAATTTAAAGATGCTGATATACCTATGTTCTTTGATCGTTATGATAATACTTCTATTGAGGGTGGAGATGAATTAATATTAAGTGATAAAGTTCTTGCTTTTGGTATTTCACAAAGAACAGAATCTGCTTCTATTGAAAAAGTAGCTAGAAAAATCTTTGCTACTGAACAACCTTTTGAAACAATACTGGCTATTCAAATCCCACCAAAGAGAGCATTTATGCATCTTGATACTGTATTTACTATGGTAGATAGAGATAAATTTACAATTCATGCCGAAATTGAAGGTCCACTAAAAGTTTTCTCTCTTAGTAAAAATAATGATGGTAGTATTAACATATCCAAAGAAAAACATACATTAGAAGATATCCTCAAAAAATATCTTGGCCTAAATGAGGTAACTTTAATAAGATGTGCAGGTGGAGATAAAATTGCTGGTGGTAGAGAACAATGGAATGATGGTTCAAATACACTTGCTATCTCACCTGGAGAAGTTGTTGTTTATTCCAGAAATTACGTAACAAATAAAATACTTCAGGAACATGGAATTAAAACTCATGTAATACCAAGTTCTGAATTATCAAGAGGCCGTGGAGGTCCTAGATGTATGAGTATGCCTTTATATAGAGAAAACCTTAAATAA